CCTGATCGGTGGCGGAAACATGGGAGCGGCTCTGCTCCGGGGGATCATCCAGTCCGGACTGGCGCCGGCCCGCAGGGTCACCGTGATCGACATTCTGCCCGGCCTTCTGGAAACGCTCCGGTCGCGCCATGGCGTGAATGTCGACGTCGACCCGGGCCCCCATGTCGCCGGAGCCGACGTCATCATGCTGGCGGTCAAGCCTCAGATCCTTCCCCAAGTGGCAGCCGGAATTCGCGGTTCCGTGCGGCCCGGTCAACTCGTCATCTCGATCCTGGCCGGGGTCGAGAGCACCCGCATTCGAGACCTACTGGGGAAGAACAACCCGGTTATCCGGGTCATGCCGAACATCGCTGCCACCGTGGATGCCGCGGCCAGCGCCATCGCCGGTTGCGATCCGGCGACCGAAGAGCACTACCAGGTCGCCGAGACCCTCTTCGGGGCGGTGGGAAATGTGGTCCGGGTGGAGGAGAAGCTCCTGGACGCCGTCACCGGACTCAGCGGCAGCGGTCCGGCTTACGTCTACACCGTCATCGAAGCCCTCTGCGACGGCGGGGTCCACATGGGTCTCCCCCGGGAGGTGGCCATGAAGCTGGCCGCCCAGACCGTGTTGGGGGCGGCCATGCAGGTGCAGGAAAGCGGCGAGCATCCGGCGGTGCTGAGGGATCGGGTGACGACTCCTGGCGGCACCACCGCGGCGGCATTGAGGGAACTGGAAGACCGGGGCCTGCGGGCCGCGCTCATGAGCGCGGTGGCGGCGGCGACGGCCCGATCGAAGGAGTTGAACCGGAAGTCTGCGGAATCGTGAACGGCGGGGGGCTGGTGGGCGGTGGCAGGTTCGAACTGCCGGCCTCCTCCTTGTAAGGGAGGTGCTCTCCCAGCTGAGCTAACCGCCCACGAAAGGGTCCACCGGCCTTCGGCGGACCCTCTTCCATTCCGGAGGACTCAGACCACTTCGGGGACCACGAAGGGGGCCCGGTAATCGCGCGTCAGCAGGGTGCTGGCCTCGCCGTCGCCCCGGACCGTCTCGGTTTCCGGATCGAAATCCAGCGTCCGGCCGGTGCGATAGGCCATGTTCGCCAGGTGACAGAGCGCCGAAGAGAGGTGGCCCTCTTCGATCTCGGCGTTGAGGTCCTCCGTCCGGCGGGAGCGGACGGCCTGGATGAAGTTGGCGAAATTGTTGCCCCCTTCCATGCGGGTCGGTCCCGGCTCCCGTTTCCGTCCCAGGAAGGTGCGGTAACCCTTGCCGCCCTGCATGACCATGTAGCCCTCGGAGCCGAAGAAGAGGACCCCCACCTCGTTGGACTCGCCTTTGCCCAGGCCGGCTTCATGATTGGTGATCCAGTGGCGCACCTCGAAGACCAGTTGCTTCTTCTGGTCCGGGTACTCGAAAGTGGCCAACTGGCAGTTTGGCGTCTCCTGGTCGTCGTCGAACATGTAGTGGCCGCCGGATGACTGGACCCGGGTCGGCAAGCCGACTCCCAGCCCCCAACGCGCCATGTCCATCTCGTGCACGCCCTGGTTCCCGATGTCGCCGTTGCCGTAGTCCCAGTGCCAGTGCCAGTTGTAGTGAAACCGGTTGCGGCTGTAGGAGCGTTGGGGCGCGGGACCCAGCCACAGGTCGTAGTGGACGCCGCCCGGAACCGGCTCTTCCGGGGTGTGGCCGATGGTGTTCCTCCACTTGTAGCA
This window of the Acidobacteriota bacterium genome carries:
- a CDS encoding Gfo/Idh/MocA family oxidoreductase, with translation MVKPIERRSFLKSSAGVVATAAVGTGSAAGLLSRADANDTIRAGVVGLRGRGRSHIKGFAGLPKVEVAALCDVDENIMAERASDLEELTGRKARTYTDMRRLLEAKDIDVVGFATPNHWHALGGIWACQAGKDAYVEKPCSHNIWEGRKLVEAARRYGRIVQHGTQSRSSAGVREGIRKLREGVIGDVYMAKGLCYKWRNTIGHTPEEPVPGGVHYDLWLGPAPQRSYSRNRFHYNWHWHWDYGNGDIGNQGVHEMDMARWGLGVGLPTRVQSSGGHYMFDDDQETPNCQLATFEYPDQKKQLVFEVRHWITNHEAGLGKGESNEVGVLFFGSEGYMVMQGGKGYRTFLGRKREPGPTRMEGGNNFANFIQAVRSRRTEDLNAEIEEGHLSSALCHLANMAYRTGRTLDFDPETETVRGDGEASTLLTRDYRAPFVVPEVV
- the proC gene encoding pyrroline-5-carboxylate reductase; protein product: MQQKSVLLIGGGNMGAALLRGIIQSGLAPARRVTVIDILPGLLETLRSRHGVNVDVDPGPHVAGADVIMLAVKPQILPQVAAGIRGSVRPGQLVISILAGVESTRIRDLLGKNNPVIRVMPNIAATVDAAASAIAGCDPATEEHYQVAETLFGAVGNVVRVEEKLLDAVTGLSGSGPAYVYTVIEALCDGGVHMGLPREVAMKLAAQTVLGAAMQVQESGEHPAVLRDRVTTPGGTTAAALRELEDRGLRAALMSAVAAATARSKELNRKSAES